TTTTCCGGAGTTCTTTTCGCTTCTTAGGTTCAATTGCGCAAAATCACCATTAACTTCTGGCAGATTTTGATCCATTGATGCCAATTTTGGGATCAAGAATCGCCATTTTTGCTCAATGCGATTGAATATTGACTACTACAaaggtaaagtttttttttttttttttggggattgtaaagaaaagacttgAAATTGAGACCCTTAAAAGACGAGGATATAAGAATCAATTGAGTTTCATTTtcgattcaatttaaaatatataataaattattagccATTGGTAATTTTAAAGGATGGAGGAAAATACTTATATCAGATCAGATAAAAATAGAgggtatttaattattttttaaaataattaattttaattaaatatttttagtattattcactatgttttttaaaaatatttttaaaattaaaaatatattaaaataatattttttttattttttaaaatttattttaaatattaacatatcaaaataatttaaaatacctaaacaaaacatatttgaatatatatatatatattcccaaGAATcccaaccattaaaaaaaaagaacgaatataatgtattttatttatggactGGGCTTCGTATTGAAGAGTAAAGACAGCCCAAAAAAACCCAATCCAATCCTCTACGATTTATAACCCGACCCAAATATTCCactatattcttttctttttcttttccttttcttttctttgagcTCAAGCCAGACAAACAAAACCCACTCTTAACTCACAGGGAAAACACAAGTGAGACGTATcacaaacaaattattaaaaattcctTCGAAGctcaaaaacacacaaaaagaaACTCTCGCTCTCTCTCACTCTAAATCGGCGCCATGGCCGCTCTACAGTACTTGGAGACACTGCGCAACGCCCATCCAGAACTTGATGAATGGTACAACTCTCTCGCAGATCTGTACCAGAAGAAGCTCTGGCACCAACTCACTCTCAAACTCGAACAGTTTGTCGCTCTCGCCGTCTTTCAGGTCTGACTCCCAACTCTTTATCTTGCTTATTTCtattgtctctctctctctctctctacatatATTTGCATGTTTCACTGTTTATGTGCTTGATTGCATGATTCTGgatgttagggtttttttgtggATCTCTTGGGTTAGTTTCTTAGGAAATTCTGTCTTGCGTTTGGAGAATTTGGGGGTTAAAGGGTTTTGTGGTATAATTAGGGCTTTTAGAGATACTAGAAGTCGTTGCATTTGGTAATGAGGAGATTTATGGTATTGACTGGTAAATTAGGATTCCTACCTGTGTCTGTTTGTGCGcttgagttttgattttatttggtgCTGTTACCTTTTTGATAATTTGGGGAAATGAAGTGAGATTTGAATCTAAGTGTTTCTCATTTTGGTTTCCGTGCTCAATTCTTGCCTAATTTAAGTAATTGAAAATGGTTGCGTTGATGGGGGCTTGTTTGCTGCATTTTCATCGTAtttttggttctcattcttacTTGTTGCTGCACGAAATTTGGTAACTGATTGTTGTAGTATAAGATGCACGTGGCAATCCAGAACTGGGGGTTGCTAATACTTGCAGACAATCTGATTTACTGAAAAAATTTCTTATGCTTGTTGAAATAGGTTTAGCACTAAGATCTGCTACCAAAGGTGATTGTCTTTGTAGTTTTGACCTCATATATGTCAAAGCACACAATGATTTTGGCTCTTAAATTTTGTATGCATGATATCTTTCTGTTGTATTTTGCTAATTTTCACTGACTTCTAGTAGATTTTGATATGTTCATGGTTGCTCTTCAATTAAGACACAGTTAGCAACCTGTCAAATACCCTGAAGTTTATGCACTTGGTCACTCACACATGCTTCGTTTCCTCTCTCATTCTCATCCTTGTTACCCCTTCCCAATTTTAACAAGTGCTTCTTATTCACTATGTcacttatattaaaataattttctttagaTTTGTTAGCCTATGTGAATCAGatacttatattttttgtttttatatttgtctgTTAAATTCCAGGCTGGGGATGCTCTTATACAGTTGTATCATAATTTTATCACCGACTTTGAGACAAAGATCAACCTTCTCAAGCTTGCACACTTTGCTGTTATAGTTTCTCGGCAGTATACAGAGAAAGATGCTGCCATTAGCTATCTTGAAGGGGTGATTGAAAAGCTTCGAGCAACTAGAGAACAGCGTATAGAGGAACCAGTCCTTTACATTAAGATGCAAATAGCCGTATTCAAGCTTGAGCAGGGGGATCAAAAGGAGTGCAAAAGGCTTTTAGAAGATGGAAAGAGTACCCTTGACAGTATGACTGATATTGATCCGTCTGTGTATGCCAGTTATTATTGGGTTTCATCTCAATACTATAAACATCGTCAGGAATTTTCTGAGTTCTATAAAAGTGCTCTTCTTTATCTGGCATATACATCAGTGGAGTCCCTATCAGATTCATTTAAGCTGGTATGTGATTATCAACATCTCAAAAATTAGTTACAAAAGACTGATGGAGACATGGCCTTCTAACATTATATACATGCTCTATGTCCTCAGTTTCTTCTGGCATGCTAGCTTTAGTGATATGCATGGaattaataccagatttgtatatCATTGGTTTCCCGTAGCAATCATTTCTTTCTATTATCCCATGCCAATGGAATCTTTAAATTGTGGTCTTGCTGATTTCTGTTGGGAATCAGTCTTTCGAATCTTTCATACCATTTTTGTTTTGGCATCCTCCGGGAAGAAAATATTATGATCTGAGCACAGTTCAAGCAGTGAAGCTTGGTTGTGCTTTTATGGGCCTTGGTGCTTATCTGAGCAGTTtgggtttttcttgttttgctatCTCCTGCTGAGTTGGACGTGTTAAAAGTAATggcaatataattattttgaattaatataagcAGTGAATGGAGAGACTGGCATCCCATCAAGTAGAAATGAATTTAACTTATTTCTGACAATACCCCAGGCATTGGGAGGATTGTTAATGACTCCTGGGTTAAGGTTAATTCTTACTAGAGTTTTGTAGTTTTTGGCACTACGAGCTTTAAGATGGATGATAATTAATCTTCAAAAGCATCAAATTTTGTCATGTTTAAACATCAATTAATCTCTAGAATCATGATTTCTGAAGctctaattttaattgatttgtaagttattatttgtCCATTTGGAATAAGAATTGAATCTACTGATGATGTTTTTGCTGGAATAGGAAATTATGAGCTTTTAGTGTAGTAAATAATAGGTTACTGGGATTGGTTGTTGCAGTTACTGACactgataatttattttcattaaggaaagagttgaaaaacaGAATAATTTCATTGGTTGAGTGCTTTATAGGCTTTTACTTTGTATATATTTTGTGCCTTGCACTATCAATTATGATATGGTGTTCACGTTCAccttcttatttatgttctttatcTTGTACTTTAGGATTTGGCATttgatctctctctttctgcACTTTTGGGTGATAACATCTACAACTTTGGAGAGTTGCTTGCGCATCCTATAGTAAGAATATCTTCATGACTGGtcctttcctctcttcatatATCTGTGTAGCTTTCTACTCAACATTTTGGGTTTGGAATGATGAacatttattttgctttacaGATAAAGAGCCTTCTGGGAACTCAGGTTGAGTGGCTCTACTACATTCTCCAGGCATTTAACTCTGGTGACTTAGTTCGTTATCAAGAATTGTGCCGGGTGCACAATGCTCCCCTGAGGGCCCAGCCAGCATTAGTTCAGAACGAGCCAAAGCTattagaaaagataaatattctCTGCCTGATGGAAATTATCTTTAGGTGCGTGTGCATTTGTAATATCTTTTCACTTGTGGTTTGATGGCCAAATTTTAGCAAATCATGCACCGCTTGTATAAGATTATTGCTGGCTGAACTTAGATGTGCTTCCTTACAGCCGTCCTTCTGAAGATCGAACTATTCCATTAAAAGTTATTGCTGAGCGCACTAAGCTTTCCATTGAGGACGTGGAGCATCTTCTCATGAAGAGCCTTTCTGTAAGTCTGACTTCCTCTACCAGCATTTATGTTGGAACCTGGATGAGATACATAAACTTGTGTTTCCTTAGTAAGGTCCATTGGCAATATTTTCAGTGAAAACCTGTACAGTTTACatagataaattttttcaaatagtttttagaTCTCTGGAGGGAAAAAAATGTTAAGCTCATTTTCATACATGTTTATTGGGGTCATGCCTGGTTGACAACATTTTGTTACTAAATGTTAGGGGCACACTTCAAACTAAGCACATGGTTCTGAAACATCATCCCCTCCTGGTTCAAAATAACTAGAGGGGAAAAAACTGAATCAACAAGCACCAAAGGAAGGGCTCTGAATTGATTGTTAGTTTTTAATCCATGGAATTCTTGATGCACAGAAAAATA
This genomic interval from Populus alba chromosome 1, ASM523922v2, whole genome shotgun sequence contains the following:
- the LOC118039199 gene encoding 26S proteasome non-ATPase regulatory subunit 13 homolog B codes for the protein MAALQYLETLRNAHPELDEWYNSLADLYQKKLWHQLTLKLEQFVALAVFQAGDALIQLYHNFITDFETKINLLKLAHFAVIVSRQYTEKDAAISYLEGVIEKLRATREQRIEEPVLYIKMQIAVFKLEQGDQKECKRLLEDGKSTLDSMTDIDPSVYASYYWVSSQYYKHRQEFSEFYKSALLYLAYTSVESLSDSFKLDLAFDLSLSALLGDNIYNFGELLAHPIIKSLLGTQVEWLYYILQAFNSGDLVRYQELCRVHNAPLRAQPALVQNEPKLLEKINILCLMEIIFSRPSEDRTIPLKVIAERTKLSIEDVEHLLMKSLSVHLIEGIIDQVEGTVHVSWVQPRVLGIPQIKSLRDRLDNWLDKVHTALLSVEAETPDLVAS